The following DNA comes from cyanobiont of Ornithocercus magnificus.
CAGTGGCGTACAGAACAGATTAACCCTACTTGGTGGTCTGTTTCTTGGCGCTGTTGCAATAATACCCTCAGCTGTTGAACGAGCTACAGGCGTCCGCACATTCGAAGGTCTTGGAGCTACCTCGCTCCTAATTCTTGTTGGTGTGGCTATTGAGACGGCTAAACAAGTACAGACCTTTGTAATTTGCCAGCGATACGAGGGACTGGTCCGTCAGTAGTCAGTAGTCATTGTGTCTTAACTCTACCCAAGTGAGCAAACGGACATGAAGCACCGTATTCTCTTCCTAGGCCCTCCAGGTGCTGGTAAGGGCACTCAGGCGCAGCGGCTTTGCGCCACGCATGACATGATTCACCTCTCAACCGGGGATCTGCTACGTGCCGAGGTTGCTGCCGGCAGCAAGCTCGGGTACGAAGTCGAAGCCACAATGAACCGCGGTGAATTAATCACTGATTCACTTGTGTTCGCGATAGTTGAGAGCCACTTACGCAGTCAATGCGGTTACTGGTTGCTTGATGGTTTCCCCCGTAGCTTGGCTCAAGCTCAGTCACTAGAGGTGCTACTACTACAACTTGGTCAGCCAATTGAAGCCGTAGTCCTGCTAGACCTAGATGACAGTATGGTCCTAAGACGCCTGGCAGCGCGTGGACGCACAGACGACAGCGAAACTGTAATTCGGCATCGACTCGAAGTCTACCACGAGAAAGCTAGCCCGTTAATCAACTACTACCGGCAACAGGGACTGCTCAGTACCGTCGCTGCGCAAGGCACAGCTGAGGAGACTGCTGCGCGTATTGAGGAGGTGATCCGCTGACTGGTATGATACAGTCGCCACTTGGAATTTTGGAGAGCCACACCCCATGAAGGTGCGCGCTTCTGTCAGAAAGATGTGCGACAAATGCCGTCTGATCCGTCGCCATGGCCGGGTCATGGTCATTTGCACTAATCCCAAGCACAAGCAGCGCCAGGGCTGAGACCCGGCGATAGGTGAGAGTGGTTTGGCGGCTACCTCACTAGACCTTCTCGCAACTAGCCGGTACGCAAACCGGTGTTCTGTCCCCTCGATTAACCTTCCGTGGCAAGGATTGCTGGCATTGACATCCCTCGCGACAAGCGAGTTGAAGTTTCACTAACCTACATTTATGGAATTGGTCCAACCCGGGCTAAGAGCATCCTTGTAAAGACCGGGGTTGATCCTGACATCCGGGTTAAAAACCTTGAGGATGCCGATGTACAGAAACTCCGCGGCGCAACCGAGGCTTACACAGTTGAGGGTGACCTGCGCCGCCAGGAAGGCATGGCTTTAAAGCGCCTCCAGGACATTGGCTGCCTCCGCGGTCGTCGTCATCGTATGAGCTTGCCTGTACGAGGACAGCGGACCCGGACTAATGCCCGTACACGCCGTGGTGCTCGTAAAACTGTTGC
Coding sequences within:
- a CDS encoding adenylate kinase — translated: MKHRILFLGPPGAGKGTQAQRLCATHDMIHLSTGDLLRAEVAAGSKLGYEVEATMNRGELITDSLVFAIVESHLRSQCGYWLLDGFPRSLAQAQSLEVLLLQLGQPIEAVVLLDLDDSMVLRRLAARGRTDDSETVIRHRLEVYHEKASPLINYYRQQGLLSTVAAQGTAEETAARIEEVIR
- a CDS encoding 30S ribosomal protein S13; this encodes MARIAGIDIPRDKRVEVSLTYIYGIGPTRAKSILVKTGVDPDIRVKNLEDADVQKLRGATEAYTVEGDLRRQEGMALKRLQDIGCLRGRRHRMSLPVRGQRTRTNARTRRGARKTVAGKKK